A window of the Brassica napus cultivar Da-Ae chromosome C5, Da-Ae, whole genome shotgun sequence genome harbors these coding sequences:
- the LOC125587675 gene encoding two-component response regulator ARR22-like — protein sequence MATKSMGDIEKIKKKLNVLIVDDDPLNLIIHEKIIKAIGGISQTANNGEEAVIIHRDGGSSFDLILMDKEMPERDGVSTTKKLREMEVKSMIVGVTSLADNEEERRAFMEAGLNHCLAKPLTKDKIIPLINQLMDA from the exons ATGGCAACAAAATCCATGGGAGATATCgagaaaataaagaagaaactaAACGTGTTGATCGTCGATGATGATCCACTAAACCTTATAATTCATGAGAAGATCATCAAAGCGATTGGGGGTATTTCACAGACAGCGAATAACGGTGAGGAGGCAGTAATCATCCACCGTGACGGCGGCTCATCTTTTGACCTTATCCTAATGGATAAAGAAATGCCCGAGAGGGATGGTGTTTCG ACAACTAAGAAGCTAAGAGAAATGGAAGTGAAGTCAATGATTGTTGGGGTGACTTCACTGGCTGACAATGAAGAGGAGCGCAGGGCTTTCATGGAAGCTGGACTTAACCATTGCTTGGCAAAACCGTTAACCAAGGACAAGATCATCCCTCTCATTAACCAACTCATGGATGCTTGa
- the LOC125575107 gene encoding uncharacterized protein LOC125575107, with protein MQFCPSGMWDSDHTKMLLIDEQGFIPPGRIDTYLPHLVAGSIYRLTNFYGSKSKIVYRVVEPNVTVTFFWNSVLSVSADSTVGFPEDRIRFYGHKEFDEA; from the exons ATGCAGTTTTGTCCTTCAGGGATGTGGGACTCGGACCACACGAAGATGCTGCTCATCGACGAGCAG GGGTTTATTCCGCCAGGGAGGATTGACACCTATCTGCCACACTTGGTTGCTGGTTCCATATACAGACTCACCAACTTCTACGGGTCTAAGAGCAAGATTGTGTACCGTGTTGTTGAGCCAAATGTGACCGTGACTTTCTTTTGGAACTCCGTCCTCTCTGTTTCAGCGGACAGTACGGTTGGGTTTCCTGAGGATCGGATCCGATTCTATGGGCACAAGGAATTTGATGAGGCCTGA
- the LOC125587677 gene encoding 40S ribosomal protein S16-3-like, giving the protein MATKPAKQSVQCFGRKKTAVAVTHCKPGCGMIKLNGSPIELFQPEILRFKIFEPVLLLGKHRFAGVDMRIRVNGGGHTSQVYAIRQSIAKALVAFYQKYVDEQSKKEVKDILIRYDRTLLVADPRRCEPKKFGGRGARSRFQKSYR; this is encoded by the coding sequence ATGGCGACGAAACCAGCTAAACAATCCGTGCAATGCTTCGGGAGGAAGAAGACGGCCGTCGCCGTCACCCACTGCAAGCCCGGGTGCGGTATGATCAAGCTCAACGGTTCCCCGATCGAGCTCTTCCAGCCAGAGATCCTCCGGTTCAAGATCTTCGAGCCGGTGCTTCTCCTAGGGAAGCACCGTTTCGCTGGCGTCGACATGAGGATCCGTGTTAACGGTGGTGGTCACACTTCACAGGTCTACGCGATTCGTCAGAGCATCGCCAAGGCGTTAGTTGCTTTCTACCAGAAGTACGTTGACGAGCAGTCGAAGAAGGAGGTCAAGGATATCTTGATAAGGTACGATAGGACTTTGCTTGTTGCGGATCCGAGGAGGTGCGAGCCGAAGAAGTTTGGTGGGCGTGGTGCTCGTTCTCGTTTCCAGAAGAGTTACCGTTAA
- the LOC106345954 gene encoding disease resistance-like protein DSC2 isoform X1: MALSALPRLCEHHVFPSFHGPDVRRGFLSYLLKEFREKGIDVFIDNDIERSKLIGPELTEAIRGSLIAVVLISKNYASSTWCLNELAEIMKCRDEDKQTVEVIFYEVDPSDVKKQKGDFGAVFEKTCAEKTTEEIERWRKALQIVAQLAGYHTSNFDDDAAMIERIVIDVSNKLNDYTTSNDSNSLVGIDIHIGEIESLLSLESAEVRMVGIWGPAGIGKTTIARALYRQLSSKFTHAAFIESIKGKFELNYRDEHAFMLHLQEQLLSKTLNQKDLKIGHLGVAKARLKNKKVLVVLDDVDDLKQLEAMTDKTCWFGPQSRIIITTKDKKLLVAHEINHIYQVGFPSTSEALEILCLSAFRQNSPSLGFEDMAIEVTRLAGRLPLGLRVFGAYLRGMSKDQWIHALPRLRTSLDGDIEKVLRFSYDALCKEDQELFLHIACFLKGEWITDVVECLAESRLNVNHGLHVLFDKCFISLRKWGRLAVHNLLEQLAKDIVRKQSDNPGKRQFLVDAQDICDVLEENAGTETIRGIDFDLSEVRGNLIIDERAFEGMSRLQFLRFRKRGLYENTKLLLPQGLKFRASKLRFLEWDQFPLTCFPREFQPRRLVKLMMKHSKLEKLWEGPIPLPCLKLMELSSSSYLKELPDLSNVTNLKTLNACYCSSLSEISSIGKSTSLEELNLACCFELIVIPSSIGNAINLEILNVGICQGLVELPSSIWSLKKLKKLLIFGCSKLNHLGSQLRSFPDFSGNITEFDMSNTAIEEFPSSIMAFSCLRKLSTITAESFKVFPDVPDTIEVIHLHNAGIEEIPPSIQNLSRLTELSMLSCKKLKVLPTNVNLQSLHSLDLSSCTQLRTFPEISTSFRFLNLSNTAIEEVPSSIWSWSSLLELILEDCNSLLVFHSFPDNIEELDLDLSNTGTDFQGEGLDSVQTLGINLKGCKNLGSLPHIPHFVSTLDASNCESLESIDGFFTNPERCLSFANCFKLSEAARELIEESDYKFALLPGGELPADFDHRAREGLLTVNLYPSPLPLFFRFKACLLLLHRQYDEDEDESEEDEDEDESEDEEDEDASEEDEDNKLMCDIRCVQNGVDIGRGSCKYKLPAILGSKEHLYFLKSSISLNLPKTGVNFSELNFEFKTTSKYWDVKDFAVQILEDPDVHDDQGCCEDTHNEAEYNETADIKIEKLTRWNNVKKNLFKRFPCDMDERVERAE; this comes from the exons ATGGCTCTTTCTGCTTTGCCTCGCCTTTGTGAACACCATGTCTTTCCTAGCTTCCACGGGCCAGATGTCCGTAGAGGCTTTCTCAGCTACTTACTGAAGGAGTTCAGGGAGAAAGGAATCGACGTCTTCATAGACAATGACATAGAGAGGAGCAAGTTGATTGGTCCCGAGCTCACAGAAGCTATAAGAGGATCGTTAATTGCAGTTGTCTTGATCTCGAAGAACTACGCTTCATCAACATGGTGTCTGAACGAGTTGGCGGAGATCATGAAGTGCAGGGATGAAGATAAGCAGACGGTGGAGGTGATTTTCTATGAAGTGGATCCATCTGACGTGAAAAAGCAGAAGGGAGACTTCGGAGCTGTCTTTGAGAAAACTTGTGCAGAGAAGACAACGGAGGAAATTGAGAGATGGAGGAAAGCTTTGCAGATTGTGGCTCAACTCGCTGGTTACCATACAAGTAACTT TGATGATGATGCAGCCATGATTGAAAGAATTGTTATTGATGTTTCGAACAAGCTCAATGATTATACAACATCAAATGATTCCAACAGCTTGGTTGGGATTGATATTCATATCGGAGAGATAGAGTCATTGTTGTCCTTAGAATCAGCTGAAGTTCGGATGGTTGGTATCTGGGGCCCTGCTGGAATTGGTAAGACGACCATCGCCAGAGCTTTATATAGACAGCTCTCTAGTAAGTTTACACATGCTGCTTTTATTGAGAGTATCAAAGGAAAGTTTGAGCTAAACTATCGAGACGAGCACGCCTTCATGTTGCATTTACAAGAACAACTTTTGTCTAAGACTTTAAATCAGAAAGATCTAAAAATAGGTCATCTGGGTGTGGCAAAGGCAAGGCTGAAGAACAAGAAGGTGCTTGTCGTTCTTGATGATGTGGATGACTTAAAGCAGCTAGAAGCTATGACTGACAAAACTTGCTGGTTTGGGCCTCAAAGTAGGATTATCATCACGACAAAGGATAAAAAGCTTTTGGTAGCACATGAGATCAACCATATTTACCAAGTGGGTTTTCCATCTACATCTGAAGCTCTTGAAATTCTCTGTCTGTCTGCTTTTCGTCAAAATTCACCTTCATTAGGGTTTGAGGACATGGCCATAGAAGTTACACGGCTCGCCGGCCGTCTTCCTTTGGGTCTACGTGTTTTTGGCGCTTATCTGCGAGGAATGTCCAAAGATCAGTGGATACATGCATTGCCTCGACTTAGGACGAGTCTTGATGGGGATATTGAGAAAGTATTAAGGTTCAGCTATGATGCTTTATGCAAGGAAGATCAAGAATTGTTTCTTCATATAGCATGTTTTCTCAAAGGTGAATGGATTACTGACGTGGTGGAGTGTCTTGCGGAGAGTCGTTTGAACGTCAACCACGGGCTCCATGTGTTGTTCGATAAATGTTTCATATCTTTACGCAAATGGGGACGGTTGGCGGTGCATAATTTGCTTGAGCAATTGGCTAAAGATATTGTCCGTAAACAGTCTGATAATCCTGGGAAACGTCAGTTCTTGGTGGATGCTCAGGACATTTGTGATGTACTCGAGGAAAATGCT GGCACTGAAACTATTAGAGGAATAGATTTTGACTTATCGGAAGTCAGGGGAAACTTAATCATTGACGAGCGAGCCTTTGAAGGGATGTCTAGGCTCCAGTTCTTAAGATTCCGGAAACGGGGTTTGtatgaaaacaccaaacttctcTTACCCCAGGGTCTGAAGTTTAGAGCTAGTAAACTTAGATTTCTTGAATGGGATCAGTTTCCGCTTACATGTTTTCCTCGTGAGTTTCAACCACGGCGCCTTGTCAAACTTATGATGAAGCACAGCAAGCTTGAAAAGCTGTGGGAAGGACctatt CCGCTCCCATGTCTGAAGCTGATGGAGCTGTCTAGTTCCAGCTACCTCAAAGAACTTCCGGATCTGTCTAATGTCACTAATCTTAAGACACTGAATGCTTGTTATTGCTCAAGTCTGTCGGAGATCTCCTCCATTGGGAAGTCCACTAGTCTCGAGGAGTTGAATCTCGCTTGTTGCTTCGAGTTGATTGTGATCCCTTCTTCCATCGGGAATGCCATTAATCTCGAGATATTGAATGTCGGGATATGCCAGGGTCTGGTTGAACTCCCATCCTCTATTTGGAGCCTCAAGAAGTTAAAGAAACTGTTAATTTTTGGATGCTCAAAGCTAAACCATTTGGGGTCACAGTTGAGAAGCTTTCCTGATTTTTCCGGAAACATTACAGAATTCGATATGAGTAATACAGCGATAGAAGAATTCCCTTCATCAATCATGGCTTTTTCGTGTCTTCGTAAGCTCTCAACAATAACTGCGGAAAGCTTCAAGGTGTTTCCAGATGTTCCTGACACCATCGAAGTGATACATTTGCACAATGCGGGAATAGAAGAAATTCCTCCCTCGATTCAGAATCTCTCACGTCTCACTGAACTGAGCATGCTTAGCTGCAAGAAGTTAAAGGTCCTTCCAACCAACGTCAACCTGCAATCTCTCCATTCACTTGATCTCAGTTCCTGCACACAATTGAGAACGTTTCCAGAGATATCTACAAGCTTTAGATTTCTTAATCTGAGCAATACTGCTATAGAAGAAGTCCCTTCATCCATATGGTCTTGGTCCAGTCTTCTTGAATTGATCTTGGAAGATTGCAACAGCCTTCTGGTGTTCCATAGTTTTCCTGACAACATCGAAGAGTTGGACTTGGACTTGAGCAATACGGGAACAGATTTCCAAGGTGAGGGTCTGGACAGTGTTCAAACATTAGGTATAAACCTCAAAGGGTGCAAGAATCTTGGTTCATTGCCCCACATTCCGCATTTCGTctcaacccttgatgcatctAACTGTGAGTCGCTGGAGAGTATAGATGGCTTCTTTACCAATCCAGAAAGATGTCTCAGCTTTGCTAATTGTTTCAAGCTGAGCGAAGCAGCGAGAGAACTCATCGAGGAATCGGATTACAAGTTTGCGCTCTTACCTGGTGGAGAACTGCCTGCAGACTTTGATCACCGAGCAAGAGAGGGTTTACTAACTGTCAATTTGTATCCGAGCCCTCTTCCTTTATTCTTCAGATTTAAAGCTTGTCTTTTGCTGCTTCATAGACAATATGATGAGGACGAGGATGAAAGTGAGGAGGATGAGGACGAGGATGAAAGTGAGGATGAGGAGGACGAGGATGCCAGTGAGGAGGATGAGGACAATAAATTGATGTGCGACATCCGGTGCGTTCAGAATGGCGTCGATATTGGACGTGGATCATGCAAGTACAAGCTGCCCGCAATACTGGGATCCAAGGAGCATCTGTATTTCTTGAAATCTTCCATTTCACTAAACCTTCCTAAAACAGGTGTGAATTTCAGCGAGCTTAATTTTGAGTTCAAGACCACTAGTAAATACTGGGATGTAAAAGACTTTGCTGTACAAATCTTGGAAGACCCTGATGTTCATGATGACCAAGGATGCTGTGAAGATACTCACAACGAAGCTGAGTACAATGAAACTGCTGACATCAAGATAGAGAAACTTACACGCTGGAACAATGTGAAGAAGAACCTATTTAAGAG GTTTCCGTGCGACATGGATGAAAGAGTAGAGAGGGCAGAATAG
- the LOC106345954 gene encoding disease resistance-like protein DSC2 isoform X2, protein MIERIVIDVSNKLNDYTTSNDSNSLVGIDIHIGEIESLLSLESAEVRMVGIWGPAGIGKTTIARALYRQLSSKFTHAAFIESIKGKFELNYRDEHAFMLHLQEQLLSKTLNQKDLKIGHLGVAKARLKNKKVLVVLDDVDDLKQLEAMTDKTCWFGPQSRIIITTKDKKLLVAHEINHIYQVGFPSTSEALEILCLSAFRQNSPSLGFEDMAIEVTRLAGRLPLGLRVFGAYLRGMSKDQWIHALPRLRTSLDGDIEKVLRFSYDALCKEDQELFLHIACFLKGEWITDVVECLAESRLNVNHGLHVLFDKCFISLRKWGRLAVHNLLEQLAKDIVRKQSDNPGKRQFLVDAQDICDVLEENAGTETIRGIDFDLSEVRGNLIIDERAFEGMSRLQFLRFRKRGLYENTKLLLPQGLKFRASKLRFLEWDQFPLTCFPREFQPRRLVKLMMKHSKLEKLWEGPIPLPCLKLMELSSSSYLKELPDLSNVTNLKTLNACYCSSLSEISSIGKSTSLEELNLACCFELIVIPSSIGNAINLEILNVGICQGLVELPSSIWSLKKLKKLLIFGCSKLNHLGSQLRSFPDFSGNITEFDMSNTAIEEFPSSIMAFSCLRKLSTITAESFKVFPDVPDTIEVIHLHNAGIEEIPPSIQNLSRLTELSMLSCKKLKVLPTNVNLQSLHSLDLSSCTQLRTFPEISTSFRFLNLSNTAIEEVPSSIWSWSSLLELILEDCNSLLVFHSFPDNIEELDLDLSNTGTDFQGEGLDSVQTLGINLKGCKNLGSLPHIPHFVSTLDASNCESLESIDGFFTNPERCLSFANCFKLSEAARELIEESDYKFALLPGGELPADFDHRAREGLLTVNLYPSPLPLFFRFKACLLLLHRQYDEDEDESEEDEDEDESEDEEDEDASEEDEDNKLMCDIRCVQNGVDIGRGSCKYKLPAILGSKEHLYFLKSSISLNLPKTGVNFSELNFEFKTTSKYWDVKDFAVQILEDPDVHDDQGCCEDTHNEAEYNETADIKIEKLTRWNNVKKNLFKRFPCDMDERVERAE, encoded by the exons ATGATTGAAAGAATTGTTATTGATGTTTCGAACAAGCTCAATGATTATACAACATCAAATGATTCCAACAGCTTGGTTGGGATTGATATTCATATCGGAGAGATAGAGTCATTGTTGTCCTTAGAATCAGCTGAAGTTCGGATGGTTGGTATCTGGGGCCCTGCTGGAATTGGTAAGACGACCATCGCCAGAGCTTTATATAGACAGCTCTCTAGTAAGTTTACACATGCTGCTTTTATTGAGAGTATCAAAGGAAAGTTTGAGCTAAACTATCGAGACGAGCACGCCTTCATGTTGCATTTACAAGAACAACTTTTGTCTAAGACTTTAAATCAGAAAGATCTAAAAATAGGTCATCTGGGTGTGGCAAAGGCAAGGCTGAAGAACAAGAAGGTGCTTGTCGTTCTTGATGATGTGGATGACTTAAAGCAGCTAGAAGCTATGACTGACAAAACTTGCTGGTTTGGGCCTCAAAGTAGGATTATCATCACGACAAAGGATAAAAAGCTTTTGGTAGCACATGAGATCAACCATATTTACCAAGTGGGTTTTCCATCTACATCTGAAGCTCTTGAAATTCTCTGTCTGTCTGCTTTTCGTCAAAATTCACCTTCATTAGGGTTTGAGGACATGGCCATAGAAGTTACACGGCTCGCCGGCCGTCTTCCTTTGGGTCTACGTGTTTTTGGCGCTTATCTGCGAGGAATGTCCAAAGATCAGTGGATACATGCATTGCCTCGACTTAGGACGAGTCTTGATGGGGATATTGAGAAAGTATTAAGGTTCAGCTATGATGCTTTATGCAAGGAAGATCAAGAATTGTTTCTTCATATAGCATGTTTTCTCAAAGGTGAATGGATTACTGACGTGGTGGAGTGTCTTGCGGAGAGTCGTTTGAACGTCAACCACGGGCTCCATGTGTTGTTCGATAAATGTTTCATATCTTTACGCAAATGGGGACGGTTGGCGGTGCATAATTTGCTTGAGCAATTGGCTAAAGATATTGTCCGTAAACAGTCTGATAATCCTGGGAAACGTCAGTTCTTGGTGGATGCTCAGGACATTTGTGATGTACTCGAGGAAAATGCT GGCACTGAAACTATTAGAGGAATAGATTTTGACTTATCGGAAGTCAGGGGAAACTTAATCATTGACGAGCGAGCCTTTGAAGGGATGTCTAGGCTCCAGTTCTTAAGATTCCGGAAACGGGGTTTGtatgaaaacaccaaacttctcTTACCCCAGGGTCTGAAGTTTAGAGCTAGTAAACTTAGATTTCTTGAATGGGATCAGTTTCCGCTTACATGTTTTCCTCGTGAGTTTCAACCACGGCGCCTTGTCAAACTTATGATGAAGCACAGCAAGCTTGAAAAGCTGTGGGAAGGACctatt CCGCTCCCATGTCTGAAGCTGATGGAGCTGTCTAGTTCCAGCTACCTCAAAGAACTTCCGGATCTGTCTAATGTCACTAATCTTAAGACACTGAATGCTTGTTATTGCTCAAGTCTGTCGGAGATCTCCTCCATTGGGAAGTCCACTAGTCTCGAGGAGTTGAATCTCGCTTGTTGCTTCGAGTTGATTGTGATCCCTTCTTCCATCGGGAATGCCATTAATCTCGAGATATTGAATGTCGGGATATGCCAGGGTCTGGTTGAACTCCCATCCTCTATTTGGAGCCTCAAGAAGTTAAAGAAACTGTTAATTTTTGGATGCTCAAAGCTAAACCATTTGGGGTCACAGTTGAGAAGCTTTCCTGATTTTTCCGGAAACATTACAGAATTCGATATGAGTAATACAGCGATAGAAGAATTCCCTTCATCAATCATGGCTTTTTCGTGTCTTCGTAAGCTCTCAACAATAACTGCGGAAAGCTTCAAGGTGTTTCCAGATGTTCCTGACACCATCGAAGTGATACATTTGCACAATGCGGGAATAGAAGAAATTCCTCCCTCGATTCAGAATCTCTCACGTCTCACTGAACTGAGCATGCTTAGCTGCAAGAAGTTAAAGGTCCTTCCAACCAACGTCAACCTGCAATCTCTCCATTCACTTGATCTCAGTTCCTGCACACAATTGAGAACGTTTCCAGAGATATCTACAAGCTTTAGATTTCTTAATCTGAGCAATACTGCTATAGAAGAAGTCCCTTCATCCATATGGTCTTGGTCCAGTCTTCTTGAATTGATCTTGGAAGATTGCAACAGCCTTCTGGTGTTCCATAGTTTTCCTGACAACATCGAAGAGTTGGACTTGGACTTGAGCAATACGGGAACAGATTTCCAAGGTGAGGGTCTGGACAGTGTTCAAACATTAGGTATAAACCTCAAAGGGTGCAAGAATCTTGGTTCATTGCCCCACATTCCGCATTTCGTctcaacccttgatgcatctAACTGTGAGTCGCTGGAGAGTATAGATGGCTTCTTTACCAATCCAGAAAGATGTCTCAGCTTTGCTAATTGTTTCAAGCTGAGCGAAGCAGCGAGAGAACTCATCGAGGAATCGGATTACAAGTTTGCGCTCTTACCTGGTGGAGAACTGCCTGCAGACTTTGATCACCGAGCAAGAGAGGGTTTACTAACTGTCAATTTGTATCCGAGCCCTCTTCCTTTATTCTTCAGATTTAAAGCTTGTCTTTTGCTGCTTCATAGACAATATGATGAGGACGAGGATGAAAGTGAGGAGGATGAGGACGAGGATGAAAGTGAGGATGAGGAGGACGAGGATGCCAGTGAGGAGGATGAGGACAATAAATTGATGTGCGACATCCGGTGCGTTCAGAATGGCGTCGATATTGGACGTGGATCATGCAAGTACAAGCTGCCCGCAATACTGGGATCCAAGGAGCATCTGTATTTCTTGAAATCTTCCATTTCACTAAACCTTCCTAAAACAGGTGTGAATTTCAGCGAGCTTAATTTTGAGTTCAAGACCACTAGTAAATACTGGGATGTAAAAGACTTTGCTGTACAAATCTTGGAAGACCCTGATGTTCATGATGACCAAGGATGCTGTGAAGATACTCACAACGAAGCTGAGTACAATGAAACTGCTGACATCAAGATAGAGAAACTTACACGCTGGAACAATGTGAAGAAGAACCTATTTAAGAG GTTTCCGTGCGACATGGATGAAAGAGTAGAGAGGGCAGAATAG